Proteins from a single region of Acinonyx jubatus isolate Ajub_Pintada_27869175 chromosome D3, VMU_Ajub_asm_v1.0, whole genome shotgun sequence:
- the MRO gene encoding protein maestro isoform X1 codes for MDQTQRRILGQPLPIPTTQPKKKRTSMVSFFSKISWTVSLQKQEPPKNVFFILAERAQDPSAKKRHMAMRGLGAMASETPDKVKKYKKIVLDLLVHGLYDPVSADVIHESMKTLTIILGKIQGKSLGSFFIDITLQARTLLDDENDNLRYSAFVLFGQLADFAGRKWKRFFTSQVKQTQDSLLTHLQDRNPQVAKACKTTFRACSPYLKERKEYSLQSEADQRNPKLCRQLSHYHPELLQFLYANRIL; via the exons ATGGACCAAACACAAAGAAGAATCCTGGGCCAGCCCCTGCCGATCCCCACCACCCAGCCTAAGAAGAAAAGGACGTCAATGGTGTCTTTCTTTTCCAAG ATCTCTTGGACAGTGAGTCTCCAGAAGCAGGAGCCTCCGAAGAACGTGTTTTTCATCTTGGCAGAAAGAGCCCAGGACCCCAGTGCTAAAAAGCGTCACATGGCAATGAGAGGCCTGGGAGCAATGGCCTCTGAGACCCCTGACAAG gtgaaaaaatataagaaaattgtCCTAGACCTGCTGGTGCATGGCCTGTATGACCCTGTGAGTGCTGACGTCATCCACGAGAGCATGAAGACTCTGACCATCATCCTGGGCAAGATCCAGGGGAAAAGTTTGGGCTCCTTCTTCATAGACATCACTCTCCAGGCCAGGACTTTACTAGATGAC GAGAATGACAACCTGAGATATTCAGCCTTTGTCCTGTTTGGGCAATTGGCGGACTTTGCTGGGCGGAAATGGAAGAGATTTTTCACCAGTCAGGTTAAGCAGACTCAAGATTCCCTCCTGACACATTTACAGGACAGAAATCCCCAGGTGGCCAAG GCTTGCAAAACAACATTTCGAGCCTGTTCTCCatatctgaaagaaagaaaggaatacagCCTCCAGAGTGAAGCAGATCAAAGGAACCCTAAACTCTGCCGGCAGCTG AGCCACTATCATCCAGAGCTCCTGCAGTTCCTCTATGCAAATAGGATTCTGTAA
- the MRO gene encoding protein maestro isoform X3, protein MDQTQRRILGQPLPIPTTQPKKKRTSMVSFFSKISWTVSLQKQEPPKNVFFILAERAQDPSAKKRHMAMRGLGAMASETPDKVKKYKKIVLDLLVHGLYDPVSADVIHESMKTLTIILGKIQGKSLGSFFIDITLQARTLLDDENDNLRYSAFVLFGQLADFAGRKWKRFFTSQVKQTQDSLLTHLQDRNPQVAKACKTTFRACSPYLKERKEYSLQSEADQRNPKLCRQLPAAM, encoded by the exons ATGGACCAAACACAAAGAAGAATCCTGGGCCAGCCCCTGCCGATCCCCACCACCCAGCCTAAGAAGAAAAGGACGTCAATGGTGTCTTTCTTTTCCAAG ATCTCTTGGACAGTGAGTCTCCAGAAGCAGGAGCCTCCGAAGAACGTGTTTTTCATCTTGGCAGAAAGAGCCCAGGACCCCAGTGCTAAAAAGCGTCACATGGCAATGAGAGGCCTGGGAGCAATGGCCTCTGAGACCCCTGACAAG gtgaaaaaatataagaaaattgtCCTAGACCTGCTGGTGCATGGCCTGTATGACCCTGTGAGTGCTGACGTCATCCACGAGAGCATGAAGACTCTGACCATCATCCTGGGCAAGATCCAGGGGAAAAGTTTGGGCTCCTTCTTCATAGACATCACTCTCCAGGCCAGGACTTTACTAGATGAC GAGAATGACAACCTGAGATATTCAGCCTTTGTCCTGTTTGGGCAATTGGCGGACTTTGCTGGGCGGAAATGGAAGAGATTTTTCACCAGTCAGGTTAAGCAGACTCAAGATTCCCTCCTGACACATTTACAGGACAGAAATCCCCAGGTGGCCAAG GCTTGCAAAACAACATTTCGAGCCTGTTCTCCatatctgaaagaaagaaaggaatacagCCTCCAGAGTGAAGCAGATCAAAGGAACCCTAAACTCTGCCGGCAGCTG ccagctgccatgtaa
- the MRO gene encoding protein maestro isoform X2 codes for MDQTQRRILGQPLPIPTTQPKKKRTSMVSFFSKISWTVSLQKQEPPKNVFFILAERAQDPSAKKRHMAMRGLGAMASETPDKVKKYKKIVLDLLVHGLYDPVSADVIHESMKTLTIILGKIQGKSLGSFFIDITLQARTLLDDENDNLRYSAFVLFGQLADFAGRKWKRFFTSQVKQTQDSLLTHLQDRNPQVAKACKTTFRACSPYLKERKEYSLQSEADQRNPKLCRQLVGKLRHGEIK; via the exons ATGGACCAAACACAAAGAAGAATCCTGGGCCAGCCCCTGCCGATCCCCACCACCCAGCCTAAGAAGAAAAGGACGTCAATGGTGTCTTTCTTTTCCAAG ATCTCTTGGACAGTGAGTCTCCAGAAGCAGGAGCCTCCGAAGAACGTGTTTTTCATCTTGGCAGAAAGAGCCCAGGACCCCAGTGCTAAAAAGCGTCACATGGCAATGAGAGGCCTGGGAGCAATGGCCTCTGAGACCCCTGACAAG gtgaaaaaatataagaaaattgtCCTAGACCTGCTGGTGCATGGCCTGTATGACCCTGTGAGTGCTGACGTCATCCACGAGAGCATGAAGACTCTGACCATCATCCTGGGCAAGATCCAGGGGAAAAGTTTGGGCTCCTTCTTCATAGACATCACTCTCCAGGCCAGGACTTTACTAGATGAC GAGAATGACAACCTGAGATATTCAGCCTTTGTCCTGTTTGGGCAATTGGCGGACTTTGCTGGGCGGAAATGGAAGAGATTTTTCACCAGTCAGGTTAAGCAGACTCAAGATTCCCTCCTGACACATTTACAGGACAGAAATCCCCAGGTGGCCAAG GCTTGCAAAACAACATTTCGAGCCTGTTCTCCatatctgaaagaaagaaaggaatacagCCTCCAGAGTGAAGCAGATCAAAGGAACCCTAAACTCTGCCGGCAGCTG GTGGGAAAACTAAGGCACGGGGAaattaagtag